The window TTTCCAAACCCCTGAGATTATATAGATTGGTCTTTATTTTACCCTGAACCAGTTCAGTTATCCCTCTTCTTCTGGGCTAAGAAAGCAGGGGGTATTAGAGGAAGCATTCTGGAAGGCACTTTTGTTCTGTAACTGATGACTGCAGGTGTTCTTGCaccttcttcagatgcaactaaTCCTGACCATTGAATTCTGGATTAGACGGGCTAGTGGTCTGATACACTATAGCAATTCCTAGTTTAGATGCAACCGATTTTCTGCTTGGAGACCAGTTGAAGCAGGCCCTTTCCTAGAGACATGTCCGTTTTCTGTTATTAAAGCACATGAGTATTTTTATTGACAGAAGTGTCTGGATACATTAGTATAGCCCTATTTCCAGATGGTGTCTATGAACTATTATTCTGCAACCTGCACCAATAAACATACTGCACCGCAGTGTATAGTAATAAAATGTGAACATTTCAAGTAATTTATTTGGAATGGACACATTAATGCAAAAGCAATATTAAGACATCTGCTTAAAGACATTcatcaaaataaatacatatagaTACCACAAATAATTTAAATTGGGTTTGTTTCGCACCAATGGGTGCTGAATATTCTTTGCATCTCATAAATAGATGAAAGGAGTTTGCAAAGCTGTGCCACTTAAAAACTTGCTGAAGCTTCACCAGAAGTCCTTTTGAAAGAGtctttggtttttaaaatgcatcttGGAGCGAAGCTCAGGGCTCTTTGCTCAGCAGCCTCAAACTTGGAGGAAACTCAACTGTTCCCAGCCACCTTCTTTGCTTTCCTTCATTGGTACCCTGTCCCATTTCAGTCCAAGACATTCGATCTGGTTTATCATCCAGCGGTATATTCtaaaagagagaaacagaaaataagtCAGAAGTGCAACAATACAGCAATATTCTTGTGGGGTAAGAGCCTACGGGAGTTTGGCACTCATATTTAAAAATCCCAGCCTATATACAGAGTTCCTTAAAGAAGCCCCTGTTAAGTGTCTCTCCACATTTCCTCAACTAAATGGCATAATTATTAAATTGCTCTTGCTAGTTAGTATCCATGCACAGTATCACCCAGAGATCCCTGGTAGGCAACACTCACAAAAAGCTCAGTCTCCAAAATGGAGTGCCAAGTCTACAACACTTCAGCGTTCTCTGCTGGCCAAAGTGGCTTAAGGAGCAGCTTTGGTGCTCGTCTAAAGGCTAGTATTACGTTCCAGTCAAAAGCTGCAGCATGAAAAGTCTATGTCCACTGCTTGAATTATGTGGGGAGGAAGGATAAGGGGGTGATTAATGAAAGCCTGAAACAGGCAAACCTATTTAATACAACACAGCCCACCCAGTGTTTTGAATAAGACAGAAGTGAGGTAGCCCCTCAAAGTAGTAAGAGGGCCTGGCCTCCCCAGTTCAAGCATTAAAACCCAAGTCAGCTGCTGCTGAGTGCCTCAACCACAGGATGTGAGTGTCTTCCCAGGGAGACCCAGCCAGTGTCAGACCCACAGAAGGAGATCCCCAGCCCAAGAGAGAGAGTAGAGGCAGGCAGGATCCCAACAGCGATTCTCCCATCCCCATTATTGCGTCCTTTCTCCTCTTGAAAAATGGAGATATTTGCCACACTAGCTACGAGACAGTCACTTCTTATCCCAGGCTGCCGGATGCTGAAGTGGCTGTAAAACGATCCCTAGTGATTTTCGTAAGAAGCCACAGGCATATTGATGCTTTCTGGGAATCATTAAATTGCACTGCCCAGCAGGGGCCGCTGTGGGGCCAAGTCCATTCAACCCCTCCAGGGCCGACCGGCTCGGCTAATTCCACCCGCGCCTCCGCCTGCAGGCGCCAGGGCTGCGTTTCTAGCCGATACAAGAGTCTTGGGGGGGGTCTTTAAGCCTAAGGCCGGGTGGTGCCGGTTCCGTCCGAGCGCTACGGGCGGAGCCGGCCGAGCCCAGGCAGGTGCGGCGGGAGTCCCCGTGAAAAGGCGGGAGGCGCCCACGTGCTTTCAGGGGCTGGCAGCCGCTGTTTAAAGGCCGGGAGCAGCGCTAGCCTGgaactggggggtgagggggagaaatGCCTCCCGCGCTAAGCACGTGGCCAGCTCGCCCCGCCGCCGGCCCCGCACCCCGCGCAGCTCTATGGAGACGGACTGAGGCGCAGCGCAGCAGCCCGAGCTCTGGAAACGGAGCCCGCCCGAGCCTTTTGCCAAGCCCCGCGCGGGCAGGCTCAGGGGCGCTGATCGgtcgcccccccccaccccacccccggggctCACCTTCCGCCGTACCCCCTGCCGCCCCGCGGGCTGCTCAGGGCGCCCGGGCCAGGCGCCGCTCCTGGCTGCCCGCCGCCGGCTCCAGCTCTTGGCGGCTCTTGAAGTCCTGGATGGCCCGCTTGTTCTGGAAGTCGATGAGCGCCATGGTGATGGAGGCGTTCCAGCAGCTCTGGTCCGGGCAGCGGAAGTCGATCTCCTTGCGGTCCGTGGTGACGATGGTGAAGTAGATGTACTTGCCCGTGCGCTCCACGCAGTCCACCTTGAGGATGGAGTGGAAGCCCAGCTCCTTGCCCCGGGCGCGCTTGTGCCCGTCCGGGAAGAGGCTCAGGCTGTCCTTGGTCAGCACCACTAGCTTCTTCTTCCAGAACTGGAAGAGGCTGTCGCTGCGCTTCTCCAGCTCGCCCTCCCGGATCACCTCGCCCGGCATCTTCATCCTCCGCTCCGGCCGCGCCCGGGCTCCCTCTGCGGCGCCTTCTTCCCTGGGCAACGCGCTGCGAGCCGGCGAACTCGGCAGCGGCTCCGGCTCCAGCTGCAGTGAGCGAAGGGTGCTGGATGAGGAGCAATTTATTCTGGTGAGTCAGCGCCGGGCTCTTCCGgtgccactccctccccagccctgctgtcacCCACCCCCGGCCTCCCGAGCCCggccctgtccctcccctccccgcgcCCCGCCTGTATCCGGCACCTCCTCCCCCGCTGGCCCCAGGCCACCGCCGGCACACTGCCTTCCAGCTCCAGGCCGGTTCATCTCCCACCGCCTCCTGcatccccgccccctccctcttcAGCCTCTTCCATGaccccctctcctctccacccctgttccctgcctgGCCTCCATCAACCCCCAGCCTGCCTCTCTACAGCTCCCCTTCTGCGCCACTCCCTCGCCTCTTCCCCCTTTCTTCTACTcgttcccttcccccagcctcccaccTGTGTCAAgtctcccccattccctctgcccccccctccgagttgccagccctccaggatagtcctggagtctcctggaattaaagattaatctttacttCAAgactgtcatgtgatgaaacctccaagaatacatccaaccaaaattggcatcCCTCCCCAAGCCTCTTCTCTCTTCTTGTTTGTCTCTCCTTCCCTCTACCGCTCCCCCCCCCCGTCTGCCCTCCCCCGTCCCCTCTATCTGGCTAGCCCCTCACCTGGCTCCTTTCTCTCCCACTCTTCCCCTTGCCTGCCCCCAAGCAGTGACTCTGCTCAGGAATGCAGTTGCTGCCCAGCCCATAGGGTGACTCAGCCCTGCAGCGGCCTTTGGAACTTTCTCAAGGCTTCAAGCCTCTTCCAGGCTGGGCTGAGCGCTCAGGCCGGatgttgggggatggggaggcaccTTAACCTTAAAAAGTCACCAGACCGGCTCTCTGTCCTGGAAACCTGTGGGCTGAGGTTCCTGATTTTTGTCCTCCTGACAGCCAGGTATCTGGGATCCTCCCCAGCTCACATGCCAGGAGGGACAAATGGAGAAGGGCTCTAGGCTACTTCTGCCTTTCCTGGCCATGAAATGTTCCACCCGCCACCCCCCAGTATGTCCAGGGCAGCCCTCCACTCACCTACCTAACCTATTTCATCTCTCTGCATTTCTGAAGTGCCCATCACCACGCTATCTAGGCTTTCTCTATTAAGCTACATTAAAGAATGCACGACACTTTCTCACATTGGAAGCTCTTATCTTCTATCACAGCACTTTGATCATCCAAGGCCTAGATCTTATAATTCATCAGACTGGAAAAGTCTGCTGAACTCTGTATGAAACCCACCCACTCCACGCACAATGAATGGCAGGATGAAGGCTATCGATCCGCTTTTGTGCAAAAAGCTCCATTTTCACCTGGTAGTTTGgagagaagggttttttttctgtttcatgtGAAATTTGCTTTTGGCAGGCATTTCTGAGGGCAGATTCAGCAGCTTGCAGAACAAATTGCATTTTAAACTATAAAAACTAAAGAAATTGAAACAATTAGGAAGGTTAGTTAAGATTTAGTACCTAAATGATAGAGTGATGGGTGCATCACAAATGCAAGTAGAGGGGGTccaaaaaaggaaatgttttgtgttttgtttattttgacgacacccccccccccatgaaattGTCCATTTTCCATCCTTTGAAAATTTTCCGTCCTCTAGCAGGCAGAAGTTGGTAAAACACCTTGAACGTGAACAGTTGTGTAAATGCCaggtattaattattatcattactTATTAAGGTATTCTGAGAGGCCTGATTAAAAGGGTTATTGTCAAGGCTAAAATCTAGGGGTTGGATGGAGACAGGCGGGAAGGGAGCAGTACTTTCCCACACACCACTTACAAAATATGCTACACCCCTGTGAATGAGATTCTGCTACAGTAGAATATgcacaggggtggcaggtttgtataattttttggTGGTGCCCACACTGGGTCCAATcttgcccccacacacacacacacacttgcctaaggctctgggaggggggctgggtgcGAGAGGGGTGCggtctctgggatggagtttggatgcgggctctgggctggggcaggggtgcgggagagggtgaggggtgcagcgctaccttgggcggctcccgaAAGTgacccacacacccctctggcagcagctcctaggcaatGGGACCAGAGGGTCTccgcatgctgctgcctgcaggcaccgcccctgcagctcccatgggcccgcagttcctggccaatgggagctgcagagttggcgcTCGGGGcgagggcagcacatggagacaccCGCCTCCTGGGGCCATAGGGCCATTCCAGCCGCTTCCGAGAATGGCATGAAGCGAGGCTGGGCAGGaagctgccttagccccactgtgctggtggcggcggccgggagccccggggcccttttaaattgcccgggggcagcaggcggggcctGGAGATGCCTTGAGGGAGGCGCACAGGGGcgtcaggcagggctggaggagagacCTGGCCATGAACGTAGGTGGAGCTGGGACCCTGGgaccctgaatattcctggagcacgggcaccacaggcccatataactcacaCTGCTCCTGAATatgcagatgttcaaaatatgatTGTGCTGCTACTTGGTTCCACTGTGCTCTTTGAGCTGGGCTTTCCCTCAGTGGGATTGGAATGTACCCCGCCCCAGATCTCTGCTAGGCCCTTTGAGCTTGGATCCTTCTCAGCTGGGGAAACAAAATAACTGGTGGTATAGCACCAAAATGAGAAGTCACTAACAGTAAATTGTGAAGGTCTGTGATCTTCCTTCTtctttcttaggcctggtctaggTACAGATTTTACACCAGTACAACTATGTTGgttggggtgtgattttttttcattttcattttattttatttttattttttaaatcaacagagTTCTATCATTACTACCCCTCGTGTGGACATAGTTATATTGGGATAAAGGTGCCTTACACAGTACAGCTTATTCTCCTGCCTGTGTGGCTATAcagcagtgggtctcaaacttttgtactggtgacccctttcacataccaagcctctgagtgcaaacccccaccccctataaattaaaaaaactttttatatttaacaccattataaacactgaaggcaaagtggggtttgggatggaggctgacagctcatgaccccccccatgtaataaccttgtgaccccctgaggggtcccaacccccagtttgagaacccctgctctacatgTCTAGCGATAgcagtataaagcacctttatactgatataattatGTCTGTGCTGCGAGGAGGGTGGGTTGTACCATTTTAATATAGTTAAACCAGTATATCTTTTGTATGCGGATAAACCCTTAAATAAGGAATGAAATTTGTTAACAATGTGGAGAGTGAATTACCATCACTGGGGATGTGATTTAACACCACCTCACTGAGATTCCTAGATTATAAAGTCAGAAAGGActttgtgattatctagtctgacctgctatataacacagggcagggcctgcctgaattaattcctggttgatgaatggggcagttcatacCTCTGAGAGCTAGTATTTCAGACTCTCTGCCAACATACCAGCTCTTTTGAGGCTTCTTTGCAATCCTAAaatctagagcagcggttctcaactctggtccaccgcttgttcagggaaagcccctggcgtgccgggctggtttgtttacttgccacgtccgcaggtttgtcTGATcggggctcccactggccgcgcaTGGTTCgcctctccaggccaatgggggctgcagaaagtggcgcgggctgagggatgtgctggccacccttcccgcagcccccattagcctggagcggcaaactgctgccagtgggagccactatcggccgaacctgcggatgcggcaggtaaacaaaccagcccggcatgccaggggctttccctgaacaagcggtggaccagagttgagaaccactgctctagacatttaggtttttgttgttgtttgtttgtttaaatgaaagctaaaGAAAAAGATCATAGATCCATTGATGTAACAACATGGCTTATGGGCCTGTCGTGGCTGTTTTCAAGCCCTGGCTAAAATTTGACATAGCTAATGTTAAATGGCAGTAAAATATGTAACAATTTTTCTTTCATATTATATAAGCCATGGTGAGAAGGGTTTTACACagcaaactcccccccccccccccgcccccgcatcaAAAACTAAAACATAGCTCTTGGTTCAGTCATTGCAGTAGGGAATATACATAATTTTCCTCTGTCTTCGTGAACAGACCTGTATTTTTCTTTCCCACTTATGCTGACCACCTTCATCACTTTATGTGGTACTATGATTCTTGTCAACATTTCTTTTATTTCCAATACAAAAAAGTAGAGCAGGCAAGCACAGCAATGAGTAAGTGTGCATGTGCTACAAATGGAAAATAGAGGAAGTTTTAAACTGACCCATAATCCTTATCCTCCTCTCACCCATTGGGACCAGTTATTCTAACAGATGGAACAAACATTTACATAAAAACctaaggcacaaatggcagtgtATGAGTGATAACAGGTGATGTGTTATCAATTGCTGTCCTGACTTTCCTCCGTTTGTTTGGCTGGTAAGTTTTTTGTTTGACACCTAGCATTACTTTAGTGTTTGCCTATTTGTTTTCCTtaatgtaatatttatttaaattcctTAATTGTTAGTATTATTTATCCTACCTAACAGCTCCCTTTTCTTAACATTAATAGGACATTAAACGGCATGCCAGTAGTCCCCCATTACACAACAGGCTTCCATGGCCTTTGATCCATAGGTCATGGTACAGTCTGTCACTTGATCAGtgtctgttttaaattaaatataaaagattttgcatattaaaataaaagcatataATGCACTGTATTAATGCTGTAGCTATCATAACATTTGAATGGGCCAATATCAGACAATGTCTGGACCTGTTGCATTCCCCAAATCCTGCTGAAATCAAAACAATTCTACACATAACTGGGTTCTACTGCACACAATCTGTTACTGGCTGCATGTGACTGCTTACCAAAAGGCTTTTCACAAAATAGAAACATGCTTTGGTTTTGTTGCCTGCTTCACCTTTACATTTTAAACAACGCCATAAACAGTATATCAAAGTTAAGTGCAGGATTTTCCTTAGGGAGGGAATTCCCATTTGGGATGCTCAGCAGCTGGAAAATTCAGCcttaattcaggaaagcacttaagcacatgcttaactgaaatacatttgcttaagttccactgaagacaatggggtaTACCAAGTATCACTGCTTCTCTGAAGTGGGGCCAGGATCAAGGTGAAAATTTGTAACAAGCACTTTGTAGTTGCTTCAGATATGCCATTTCAAAAATCACGTTTAATCAATTATGCAGCCTGCACAGCTTTTCTTTCCACACATATCCCCTAGCTTTTTGAATGAGCtatatttctttacatttttaaagtaaatactTTCAGGGTTAATTAAAGTGAATGTGTTCTGTGTGACTCTTTGTTCCACTGAATACGGCAAAACtctagtggggccaggatttcaccttaagCATCCACTTGTTGCAGCTACCAAACCCTTTCGTATGCAAGTGAACTCCCCAAAGTGAATACCAGTTTCTTTTTGATGTCTTTAGTAAAGTGCACCTCTGCTGTTGTGCTGGTCCCTGACACAATGTGACTTCTAAGGCCTCACAATGGCCTAGCGGGAATTAAGTGGTGCTTGTGctgtccctctgcacaggggtgaatttcaccccagcGGTGCTGATTCTTCTACCTTTATTCATAGTGAGTAGTCCCTTACTATGcaaatagttccactgattttaaaCATGAGTAAGGGCAGCACAATCAGACCCACAATAGGGAATACATGTCTGCTGCACATCAATACACGTTTTAGCAGATATTCATTCTGTCCCTGAAATCAAATGTTACAGTGCTTCTGGCTTCAAAGGTGATACTACTTTTATGGATGAAAGATCCAGAATACTCTTCTACTATCGATGATTCAGGAGGAAACAAAGTATGCGAGTTTATTGTTTTTCCTTTATTTCAGTGCTGAGAATAATGCTCTAATACTAACTAACCTCTGTGCCACGATAGAAAACTATGTCCTATGTGAACATAACTTAACTCATGGAGCAACACTAATTGTACAAGGCATTATCAAAATCCATAAAATGGCCAGGCTTCTGCCCAACAGGAGTTCATAGTCTACTTTGTAAAGCTACAACACAGACTAATAAGGAGGATGGAGCGGGGGCTGACTGCAAGTGGGAGGAGATCAAAGCTGGGCAGCTAAGCACAAGGCAGTTTTAAGAATGGCTGTGAAGTAGGAGAGGGAATTAACCTTGCACACAGGAAATGCGACATTGCTCCAGGAAGAGAAGAGCGGCCTGAAAAAGACATCGAGTCAGCAGTGGGAAAAGGAGCACCTGGGAGGAAGGTTCAAATAACATCAGGCCTACAGGAAGGTACATGTTTGCACATACCCTGCttcagatttctaaaaatagaacATGTACTTGGTTTTCaatgaccggtttcagagtagcagccgtgttagtctgtatccacaaaaagaaaaggaggacttgtggcaccttagagactaacaaatttattagagcataagctttcatgagctacagcttacttcatcagtgAAACTCACTTCTGCAGATACACACTCAGTACTGCCTTTCTGTTTTCTTAATGGAGTTGTTTCCCACGGggtttgtcattttaaaaaggcaGGGCCTCGCCCAACTggaaatgtgtatatataacgAAACACATACAAGCAGCATGTTGTCATCTTGTTGGCACTGCTAAAATGAAAAGTGAACAATAAAAGCTGTTAGGACAGACATGACAGACACCTGAGCTAAAAAGAAGCCCTATTCAATTTGTCCAAGGTTATTTGACTCTTGCTTAACCTTCAGAAGTCCAAGCATAGGACTAGAGTCAGTCTATCCCAgcggtctcaaactcaaatgatcgtgagggccacatgaggactagtacatctgcccaagggctgcatcactgaccaccccccgctgccccagcccctcccccactccaccccttctgtgaggccccgccccgcctcttcccaccccttccctgcccccattccaaccccttccctgaaatccccaccccaactccaccccctccctgcccccagaggggtgcaggaggggttcagggggctcagggcagggggtcagggtgcaggaggggttcggggggcgGGTCCGGCCAGGcgtgcactgggggcagggcaggctccctgcctgcctgccctgcccctgtgccGCTCCAGGAAGCGGACGgaacctgcggggggggggggccacagggctctgtgtgttgccctggccgctcctccaggtacctccccatagctctcattggccgggaacggggaacctgtgcccccccacctccccccccgtcccggctgcttcccggagtggcgcgggggcagggcaggcaggaagggatcCTGCTGggccggagccgctctaggtaaatgctgcgggtggggggcgggggtgccgCGGGGAGCTCGTGTGCCGCAGAAAATAACCCAGCGGTCTCtgtgtttgagatccctggtctatCCCATCTCTTTATGAatttggataagtcacttaacttctctgtgcctcagtgtgtGACGTAGACAACAGTAAAGTAATACTTTATTTAACTCACAAGGGAGTTGCGATGTATATAATTAGTTatatgtgaagtgctttgagattatTGGATTAGAAGTGATTTCGTAACAGGAactttacacatttttaaatacatcagttTTGTGTCTATGTAAATGCTACTCTATACTTAAAACACTATGGCAGCACAGCTGCTCTGCTGCACCAATGTGGCCCTTCAGCGTAGATCCTACCTTTGCCGATGGGAGAGAGTCTCCTGTTGGCATCGATATTCCACCTcgccgagaggcagtagctaagacgacagaaggattcttccatcagcctagcactTGCTATACATGGACTTAGGTTGTCTTAACTACACCaatcggggtgtggatttttcacacccctgagcggtgTAGTTATgccaacttaattttctagtgtagaccaggcctctgtgtGCTTGTTCAGTAGAAAGTGTGGCCTTTTGCAGCACTAACCATAGCAGGTTTCGGCTCAGAATGGACAGATCTGCTCAGTAGAAAATGTGCTAGCCCCTGATCATGAAATGAGActccagtgggattactcacagtgcataaagttacacacaagtctttgcaggactggggtcctAGCTTGCGATCAATGTAAATTACAAGAACTCTTATTTTTATGTAATGTTGTCATGTCAATTAACACAAAGCTTTTAGGTAGAAGTAACAGGCACACATGAGAGGGCATATTGGAAATTATTGTTCCTAAAATATCAGTGTGTTTTTGGCATTGAAAAACGTTTcataaaatgggtataaaaacttttattaatttttaagactagcttttaaaaaagaaaaagccattcCTGATGGCATGGACTCTATTAGAACCACAACAGGTTGTATAGTTTAACCCAGTCTGAATAAATCTTAATGATACAAGCCTCAGCAAGAGCAACAGAGAACTCAACAATTTGAAAGGAAATGGGAACCAATAatcaattatttcaaaataaataacagCCTTAACCCTGCTATATGGCTTTGCTGTCACCTAACATTAATAGGTGTAATACCTGTTTGGCGTAGATTTAAATTATTGGATAATGAAAAAACCATGTCATTGCTACTTACTATAATCTATTTTAATCAGAGGTTAAAATATCAGGCTGTGTGAGCTTTTTTTTATCAAAAGGCTTTTGTTTATAACAACGTaatgttaatttcattttcagtGCTTGGGGTAGCAAATACAATGCAGCTACTTATCATTAACTGGTACAGTACAATCTGGATTTTTCCAAATGTCATGGGGGATTTAAATAGATTTGGCTTATAAAGGGAATTTTCATGTTGGAGGACATGACCCTATTTCAGATAACAGTAAATTTGGGATAACTGCAGTTCAGATCATCACTGCTGGAGTGGATACGGGAAATGTAAGGCTGCTTTTTGGCTGAGAGAGAAGCCCATTGTTTCCCACTTTTCTACTCATCATTCAGGGCCTGTAAATTTGATATGGGAATTTGTTTCTTTACAAGACTGAGCTGGGTTTATTAGTCTTATATCTTCAACCATCCATCATCTCAAGCCTCTATGTCTACAGTATATAGAGTACTATAATGTAAGTACAGTAGTTGCCTTTAAATAGAGAGCATTAGCCACATTCAGCATTATTCTGTATTCCAAGTATAGTGGAGAACTGCTGTATTTTAGATACAATGTCTGAGAACTCTTGGCAAATGCGATCTGAACTATAGCAGTTTGTCCCTATACTTAGATTAGGAAATAACGGTGGTAACAGGTAAGAAGCATTGTAACTGTTGGCAAAAGTTTACTTTTCAGCAGAAGACATTGTGAAACATACAGACATTCATTCAATAATATATAATTTTGTTTCCATGTGTGCTTCCCCTAGTttaacacacacttttttttaaaaaaaaaaacttctccgTTATCTCATAAATTAAATAGCAAGTCACCATTGTCTTTGACCCTCACACATTTTAAGAATTCCCTGAAACAATCTTCTAAAGCAATTTTTGTTCTGCAGAACAGCACGATTTTAAAAAGTTGGTTATATACTGGGACCCAAACCatcttctattgaagtcaatggggaaaatcccattgaaatgcaTGGGAGTGTAGTTTGCTTTTACTGTTGTGAATTTGGTGTGGATGCATTATTCATGAACGATGAAAGCAAAAGTGTGTTATGTAGGTCATCCCACACAACTGCCCATAAAATCTTTTACTCCCCACTTTATCACATATTTTATTTAATGGATATTAGAAGAAAGGTATTTTTGTAATAGTTTTAGAGTTTTAAACACTTATGGTGATACTCCTTTTTGCATCCTTCTGCCTGCACAACCTGGttgccttagccctggtctacactgggggggatctatctaagttacgcaacttcagctacgtaaataacatagctgaagttgacatacttaaatcgacttaccgtggtgtcttcaccacagtgagttgactgctgccgcttCCCCATCAACTCCGCTTGCGCCTCTCgtggagctggagtacaggagtcgacgggagagcgctcgggggtcgatttatcatgtctagactagacgcgataaatcaatccctgctggatcgatcgctgcccgctgatcaggcgggtagtgtagacctgcccttagttaCCAGGAGTCATAGTAAGTAAAGCAAACCAGCTATACAGGTGGTGTTGTGAGAGGGGTGGGGAAATAGcacaaaaaatagatttttctgcTGACTGTAATGTGAGTTCAAGGCTGCTATTTTGTAACCTGATAGTTTTTAGCCCtaagaggcagatcctcagctggtataccTTGTCTGTGGAGCTATAACAATTTGCAACAGCTCAGGATCTTCCCACAGGCTACATACCATTCAGCTACGATACCCAACTCTCCAATGGGATACAGCATTGCATTGATTTGTAGGGATTTCTGGTCCACACCTCACTAAAAATACTTCGGCCAAGAACATCAAATTCAGTATTtagccactgattttaatggcaattaggcacctaaatgccttcaATGGCCCTGTCTCTCCTTCCTATCCCAGGGGATACACATAACCCCCACTGACTGCTCTAGAAATTACTCACATTCCTCAGGGCCCTGTAGTTTCTACCAGGGTAATTTTTAATCCTTGCTTTCAGCTCATCTTCTGCCTATTTAAGACAAAGGACCTGAACTTCCTCTCACATTAGTTTTGTACCTGGTGAAACACCATTCATtgcactggagttac of the Eretmochelys imbricata isolate rEreImb1 chromosome 6, rEreImb1.hap1, whole genome shotgun sequence genome contains:
- the PHLDA2 gene encoding pleckstrin homology-like domain family A member 2, producing MKMPGEVIREGELEKRSDSLFQFWKKKLVVLTKDSLSLFPDGHKRARGKELGFHSILKVDCVERTGKYIYFTIVTTDRKEIDFRCPDQSCWNASITMALIDFQNKRAIQDFKSRQELEPAAGSQERRLARAP